A genomic segment from Thermostichus lividus PCC 6715 encodes:
- a CDS encoding HesB/IscA family protein, with the protein MVELTTAAVQELERLQAHQGKQQAGSVFRICVEPSTCGDWSYHLALVREPEATDVVTQSQGWTIALAAQHVPLLKGLRVDYVEDLMGGAFRFHNPNAAQTCGCGMAFSLPKEG; encoded by the coding sequence ATGGTGGAACTAACCACAGCAGCGGTTCAAGAACTGGAGCGATTACAGGCACACCAAGGCAAGCAGCAGGCTGGCAGTGTCTTTCGCATTTGTGTGGAGCCAAGTACCTGTGGCGACTGGAGCTATCATCTAGCGTTAGTGAGGGAACCCGAAGCTACCGATGTGGTGACTCAATCCCAAGGGTGGACGATCGCCCTCGCAGCACAACACGTGCCGTTGCTCAAGGGACTACGGGTGGACTATGTCGAAGATTTGATGGGGGGTGCGTTTCGCTTTCACAACCCCAATGCTGCTCAAACCTGTGGCTGTGGCATGGCCTTTAGTCTGCCGAAAGAGGGCTAA
- a CDS encoding transposase, with protein MLIDAHPMIQPANLVKNLKSVSSRRMRQEYSDYLKQFFWKPYFWSRAYSCISVGGHASIQTLLAYIEDQASPDDPRPSRTDD; from the coding sequence TTGCTGATTGATGCCCATCCCATGATTCAGCCTGCCAATCTAGTAAAAAACCTAAAATCTGTGTCCTCTAGACGAATGCGGCAAGAGTATTCTGACTACTTGAAGCAATTCTTTTGGAAACCCTATTTCTGGAGCAGGGCTTATAGCTGTATCAGTGTGGGAGGACACGCCAGCATTCAAACACTGTTGGCGTACATTGAAGATCAAGCGTCCCCAGACGATCCACGCCCTTCGCGAACTGACGATTGA
- a CDS encoding RNA-guided endonuclease InsQ/TnpB family protein, with protein MPQQILTIVCQLNPTAEQIVKLDQVLQGFAEACRYINSTICPSITNKNRIQKEVYRAVRQQFGLTANLAVRACARVAANRKVGKVKGFRATSVDYDARLFDYRAKEQCVSLSTLNGRERIPLVVGNYQIEKLKGKKPTSATLCKRKDGKFYIHIQVKEEVPEPQTGHGVLGVDFGRTDIAHTSEGDNWHGQQLTKVRDHYSKLRAVLQHKASKGTRSSRRRCRELVKRLSGRERRFQAWVNHCISKTIVARAKATGSVIALEDLTGIRERTNQVPRSKTERRRANSWAFYQLRSFISYKALKAGVGLVLVNPRYSSQTCHSCLHIYPDPKQSYRTGKQFKCGHCGWTGDADFNGASVIALLGAVVNQPRGSGLSCSLAEHNRLRATESP; from the coding sequence ATGCCACAGCAAATACTGACCATTGTCTGTCAACTAAATCCCACTGCAGAGCAAATTGTCAAGCTAGACCAAGTTCTGCAGGGCTTCGCTGAGGCTTGCAGATACATCAACAGTACCATTTGCCCCAGCATTACTAACAAGAACCGTATTCAGAAAGAAGTTTACAGAGCAGTACGACAGCAATTCGGCTTAACCGCTAACTTGGCTGTCAGGGCTTGTGCCAGAGTTGCCGCTAACCGCAAGGTGGGAAAGGTTAAGGGATTCAGGGCTACTTCTGTGGATTATGATGCTCGCCTGTTTGACTACAGAGCGAAAGAACAATGCGTTAGCCTCTCCACCCTAAACGGACGGGAACGCATTCCCTTAGTGGTGGGTAACTACCAGATAGAAAAACTCAAGGGCAAGAAGCCTACTTCTGCCACTCTCTGCAAACGCAAAGATGGTAAGTTTTATATCCACATCCAAGTAAAGGAAGAAGTGCCAGAACCTCAGACTGGACATGGGGTTTTGGGCGTTGACTTTGGTAGGACAGACATTGCACATACATCGGAAGGAGACAACTGGCATGGACAGCAGTTAACTAAGGTACGAGACCACTACTCCAAACTGAGGGCGGTACTCCAGCACAAGGCTAGTAAAGGCACACGCAGTTCTAGGCGTAGATGTCGGGAACTGGTGAAACGGCTATCTGGCAGGGAGAGACGCTTTCAGGCATGGGTAAACCACTGCATTTCTAAGACCATTGTGGCAAGGGCAAAAGCAACGGGCAGTGTTATTGCTTTGGAAGACCTGACAGGGATACGGGAGCGCACTAATCAAGTACCTCGTTCTAAAACAGAGCGTAGGCGTGCCAACAGTTGGGCGTTTTACCAACTGCGTAGCTTCATTAGCTACAAGGCACTCAAAGCAGGTGTGGGACTAGTGCTAGTTAATCCTCGCTACAGTAGTCAAACTTGCCACAGCTGCCTGCATATTTACCCCGACCCAAAGCAGTCCTATCGCACTGGGAAGCAGTTTAAGTGCGGGCATTGTGGCTGGACAGGAGACGCAGATTTCAATGGTGCTAGTGTAATTGCGCTTTTGGGGGCTGTTGTAAACCAGCCTAGAGGTTCGGGCTTGTCTTGTTCTCTTGCAGAACATAACAGGCTCAGGGCTACTGAAAGCCCCTGA
- a CDS encoding N-acetylmuramoyl-L-alanine amidase — protein MRLPNDIVCFTATAPPNRSVAIQLGGDRLALAPLPAMIQLPSNLAALIDQAAVTSTTAPLYRNCRQLRAPGDYGTVQWQMGGNPPITLAGARIQVADPAQRPVVEVTRELGGVARTGAGTDYSRLTPLPVGTRARVQRQTGDWLQLDYGGWIRANDVRFLASAVPTTATIRSITSRQRLGWTEVIFPLDVPVPIAIDQGDRHLTLTLYNTIPQTDIIRLDADPVIQRLDWQAIGSDKVQYRFNLHHRQQWGYRVAYEETRLVLQLRHPPRIQRGSRPLAGLTILLDPGHGGPDDLGARGPDGTPEKVVTLAVAQKLAPELEALGATVVLTRTEDMDLDLPDRILAIEAAQPTLALSLHYNALPDAGDARNTQGMGAFWYHPQSHDLAVFLAEYLSRNLGRQQYGVFWNNLALTRPTVAPAVLLELGFMIHPEEFEWIVNPQAQQQLARTLAQGVRQWLVQAIAD, from the coding sequence GTGCGCCTCCCCAACGATATTGTTTGCTTCACAGCAACCGCCCCGCCCAATCGTTCCGTAGCGATTCAACTGGGTGGCGATCGCCTCGCCCTAGCGCCCTTGCCAGCAATGATCCAGTTACCCTCGAACTTAGCGGCACTCATTGACCAAGCTGCGGTCACTAGCACCACTGCGCCCCTCTACCGCAACTGCCGCCAACTCAGAGCACCGGGTGACTATGGCACTGTGCAATGGCAGATGGGGGGGAATCCTCCTATCACCTTGGCAGGTGCGCGGATTCAAGTGGCGGATCCGGCTCAGCGACCGGTGGTTGAAGTCACTCGCGAGCTTGGGGGTGTGGCTCGTACCGGAGCTGGCACCGACTATTCCCGCTTAACTCCTCTACCCGTGGGAACCCGTGCCCGGGTGCAGCGGCAAACTGGGGATTGGCTGCAACTCGACTACGGTGGCTGGATTCGCGCCAACGACGTCCGCTTTCTCGCCAGTGCCGTGCCCACAACTGCAACCATTCGCAGTATTACTAGTCGCCAACGATTGGGCTGGACAGAGGTGATCTTCCCGCTCGATGTGCCAGTGCCCATCGCCATTGACCAAGGCGATCGCCACCTGACCCTCACCCTGTACAACACCATTCCCCAAACCGACATTATTCGCCTTGATGCAGATCCCGTCATTCAACGCCTTGACTGGCAGGCCATAGGCTCAGATAAAGTGCAATACCGCTTTAACCTGCACCACCGCCAACAGTGGGGGTACCGCGTTGCCTACGAGGAAACTCGCCTTGTCCTGCAACTGCGTCATCCGCCCCGCATTCAACGGGGGTCTCGACCCTTGGCAGGTCTCACGATCTTGCTCGATCCCGGCCATGGGGGTCCCGATGATCTGGGAGCGCGGGGGCCGGATGGCACCCCAGAAAAAGTGGTAACGCTGGCCGTCGCCCAGAAACTGGCACCGGAACTTGAAGCCCTAGGCGCTACTGTGGTGCTCACCCGTACTGAGGATATGGATCTGGATTTGCCAGATCGGATTCTCGCCATTGAGGCAGCCCAGCCAACCCTTGCCCTGAGCTTGCACTACAATGCTCTGCCGGATGCTGGCGATGCCCGCAACACCCAAGGGATGGGTGCCTTTTGGTACCATCCCCAAAGCCATGACTTAGCCGTATTCCTCGCAGAGTACCTCAGCCGCAATTTAGGACGGCAGCAGTACGGGGTCTTTTGGAACAACTTAGCCCTCACCCGCCCAACCGTTGCCCCCGCTGTTCTGTTGGAGTTGGGTTTTATGATCCATCCTGAAGAATTTGAGTGGATTGTGAACCCCCAAGCGCAGCAGCAGCTTGCCCGTACCTTGGCGCAGGGAGTTCGCCAATGGCTGGTGCAGGCGATCGCCGATTAA
- a CDS encoding replication restart DNA helicase PriA, which produces MVTMQTIHCPHCGKLALRQRYGSVTHTQCPHCDYLMTMCDRTGRVLEAYTPEITHVGCYGANLTCTLERTTALC; this is translated from the coding sequence ATGGTGACGATGCAAACGATTCACTGCCCTCACTGTGGTAAATTAGCACTGCGACAGCGCTATGGCTCTGTTACTCATACCCAGTGTCCTCACTGTGACTATTTGATGACCATGTGCGATCGCACCGGCCGAGTGTTGGAGGCCTACACCCCCGAAATAACCCATGTTGGCTGCTATGGCGCAAACCTGACCTGCACCCTTGAACGCACCACTGCTCTGTGCTAG
- the murD gene encoding UDP-N-acetylmuramoyl-L-alanine--D-glutamate ligase encodes MPTVHVIGLGRSGIAAARLLKRQGWQVEVSDARQTPALQSQQQLLEAEGIRVCLNYRFDLDTLTTLGLQRPSEIVISPGVPWHSPSLVAARQAGIPVRGEVEIAWNTLAHLPWVCITGTNGKTTTTALTAAIFQAAGYNAPACGNIGNSICEVALTGSDLDWVIAEISSYQLESLPPLAPKFALWTTLTPDHLERHGTLDAYVEAKAHLINSAHQPILNGDDPYLRTHLRDRWPQAWWTSIHGAAALPKGIEQGIYIEAGQVWVKEQPLVPVSLLKMPGQHNQQNFLLAVAAAYLAGIPALTIANAVANFSGVPHRLEPICTWRHVQWINDSKATNYDAAAIGLTSVTAPVVLIAGGQPKAGDDQEWLSLIQQKAAWVLLIGEAAPQFANRLEAIGFTNYEIMETLDRAVAVAADLVTEYPIKTVLFSPACASFDQYQNFEERGEHFRQLCLEL; translated from the coding sequence ATGCCAACCGTTCATGTTATTGGTTTGGGGCGCTCCGGTATCGCTGCGGCTCGCTTACTCAAGCGTCAAGGCTGGCAAGTGGAGGTGAGTGATGCCCGTCAAACCCCCGCCCTCCAGTCACAGCAACAGCTACTCGAAGCCGAAGGAATTCGGGTCTGTCTGAATTACCGCTTCGACTTAGACACCCTGACCACCCTAGGTCTGCAGCGCCCTAGCGAAATTGTGATTAGCCCCGGCGTGCCATGGCACAGTCCTAGTTTGGTTGCCGCGCGCCAAGCCGGTATTCCCGTGCGGGGAGAAGTGGAAATTGCTTGGAATACCCTTGCTCATCTACCGTGGGTGTGTATTACGGGCACCAACGGCAAAACCACCACAACAGCCCTCACCGCCGCGATTTTTCAAGCCGCAGGCTACAACGCACCCGCCTGTGGCAACATCGGCAATAGTATCTGTGAAGTTGCCCTCACCGGCAGTGACCTCGACTGGGTCATTGCCGAAATTAGTAGCTATCAGTTAGAGTCATTGCCGCCGCTAGCCCCTAAATTTGCCCTTTGGACGACCCTGACCCCAGATCACCTCGAGCGCCATGGTACCCTTGATGCCTACGTTGAAGCAAAAGCCCACCTAATCAATAGTGCTCACCAACCCATTCTTAACGGGGATGACCCCTACCTGCGCACCCACCTCCGCGATCGCTGGCCGCAGGCATGGTGGACCAGTATCCACGGGGCAGCAGCACTCCCTAAAGGAATTGAGCAAGGGATTTACATCGAAGCCGGACAAGTATGGGTCAAAGAGCAGCCCCTAGTACCTGTGAGCCTCTTAAAAATGCCCGGTCAGCATAACCAGCAAAACTTTCTTTTAGCGGTTGCCGCAGCCTATCTTGCTGGCATTCCTGCCCTCACCATTGCCAACGCTGTTGCCAACTTCTCAGGCGTGCCCCACCGCCTTGAACCCATTTGTACTTGGCGACACGTGCAATGGATTAACGACAGCAAGGCCACCAACTACGACGCAGCAGCGATTGGCCTAACATCAGTCACCGCCCCAGTGGTCTTGATTGCCGGGGGCCAACCCAAAGCGGGCGATGATCAAGAATGGCTCAGCCTCATTCAACAAAAAGCCGCATGGGTGCTACTCATTGGCGAAGCGGCTCCTCAGTTTGCTAACCGCCTTGAGGCCATTGGTTTTACCAACTATGAGATTATGGAAACCCTCGATCGCGCCGTGGCAGTTGCTGCAGATCTCGTTACTGAATATCCCATCAAAACAGTTCTGTTCTCCCCCGCCTGTGCCAGTTTTGACCAGTATCAGAATTTTGAAGAGCGCGGTGAGCACTTTCGTCAACTATGTCTAGAATTGTAG